One Falco biarmicus isolate bFalBia1 chromosome 13, bFalBia1.pri, whole genome shotgun sequence genomic region harbors:
- the PSMD2 gene encoding 26S proteasome non-ATPase regulatory subunit 2 encodes MDAGGGGGQSRVQGGPGSGGDEKPTPPWGRDRREPPAGPEKEQELSEEDKQLQDELEMLVERLGEKDTSLYRPALEELRRQIRSSTTSMTSVPKPLKFLRPHYGKLKEIYENMAPGENKRFAADIISVLAMTMSGERECLKYRLVGSQEELASWGHEYVRHLAGEVAKEWQEIDEADKAQRDTLLTLVKEIVPYNMAHNAEHEACDLLMEIEQMDMLEKYIDDNAYSKVCLYLTSCVSYVPEPENSALLRCALGIFRKFSRYPEALRLALMLNDVELVEDIFTSCKDVVVQKQMAFMLGRHGVFLELNEDVEEYEDLTEIMSNVQLNSNFLALARELDIMEPKVPDDIYKTHLENNRFGGSGSQVDSARMNLASSFVNGFVNAAFGQDKLLTDDGNKWLYKNKDHGMLSAAASLGTILLWDVDGGLTQIDKYLYSSEDYIKSGALLACGIVNSGVRNECDPALALLSDYVLHNSNTMRIGAIFGLGLAYAGSNREDVLTLLLPVMGDSKSSMEVAGVTALACGMISVGSCNGDVTSTILQTIMEKSETELKDTYARWLPLGLGLNHLGKGEAIEAILAALEVVSEPFRSFANTLVDICAYAGSGNVLKVQQLLHICSEHFDSKEKEEDKDKKDKKEKEKKESSADMGAHQGVAVLGIALIAMGEEIGAEMALRTFGHLLRYGEPTLRRAVPLALALISVSNPRLNILDTLSKFSHDADPEVSYNSIFAMGMVGSGTNNARLAAMLRQLAQYHAKDPNNLFMVRLAQGLTHLGKGTLTLCPYHSDRQLMSQVAVAGLLTVLVSFLDVRNIILGKSHYVLYGLVAAMQPRMLVTFDEELRPLPVSVRVGQAVDVVGQAGKPKTITGFQTHTTPVLLAHGERAELATEEHVPVTPILEGFVILRKNPNYDV; translated from the exons ATGGacgcgggcggcggcggcgggcagagTCGGGTGCAGGGCGGTCCCGGGTCCGGCGGCGACGAGAAGCCCACGCCGCCCTGGGGCCGGGACCGCCGGGAGCCGCCCGCGGGGCCCgagaaggagcaggagctg TCTGAGGAGGACAAACAGCTGCAGGATGAGCTGGAGATGCTGGTGGAGCGCCTGGGG GAGAAAGATACATCCCTCTACCGCCcagccctggaggagctgcGGAGGCAGATCCGCTCTTCTACCACCTCCATGACCTCTGTTCCCAAACCGCTCAAGTTCCTACGGCCCCATTATGGCAAATTGAAGGAGATCTATGAGAACATGGCTCCAGGAGAGAACAAG cgCTTTGCTGCAGACATCATTTCTGTTCTGGCCATGACCATGAGCGGGGAGCGTGAGTGTCTGAAGTACCGGCTGGTGGGCtcccaggaggagctggcaTCTTGGGGGCATGAATATGTCAG GCACTTGGCAGGGGAGGTGGCCAAGGAGTGGCAGGAGATTGATGAGGCTGACAAGGCTCAGAGGGACACGCTCCTCACCCTGGTTAAGGAGATCGTTCCCTACAACATGGCCCACAACGCAGAGCACGAGGCCTGTGACCTGCTCATGGAGATTGAGCAGATGGACATGCTGGAGAAGTACATTGATGACAATGCCTACTCCAAAGTGTGCCTCTACCTGACCAG CTGTGTAAGCTATGTCCCAGAGCCTGAGAACTCTGCTCTCCTGCGCTGTGCCCTGGGCATCTTCCGCAAGTTTAGCCGCTACCCTGAAGCCTTGCGCCTGGCTCTAATGCTCAATGAcgtggagctggtggaggacaTCTTCACTTCCTGCAAAGATGT AGTTGTCCAGAAGCAGATGGCCTTTATGCTGGGCCGCCACGGGGTCTTCCTGGAGCTGAATGAGGATGTGGAGGAGTACGAGGACCTGACTGAGATCATGTCCAACGTCCAGCTCAACAGCAACTTCCTGGCTTTGGCCAGAGAG CTGGACATCATGGAGCCCAAAGTGCCAGACGATATTTACAAAACCCACCTGGAAAATAACC GGTTTGGGGGGAGCGGTTCCCAAGTGGATTCAGCCCGGATGAATTTGGCCTCCTCCTTTGTGAACGGCTTCGTGAATGCTGCATTCGGACAGGACAAGCTGCTGACAGATGATGGCAATAAATGGTTGTACAAGAACAAGGACCACG GGATGCTGAGTGCCGCAGCCTCGCTGGGCACAATACTGCTGTGGGACGTGGATGGGGGGCTCACGCAGATTGACAAGTACCTGTACTCCTCAGAGGATTACATCAAG TCCGGAGCCCTCTTGGCCTGTGGCATTGTCAACTCAGGGGTGAGGAACGAGTGTGaccctgccctggccctccTGTCTGACTACGTCCTCCACAACAGCAACACCATGAGGATCGGAGCCATTTTTGG gctggggctggcctaCGCAGGTTCCAACCGTGAGGACGTCCTGACTTTGCTGCTACCTGTGATGGGAGACTCCAAGTCCAGCATGGAG GTGGCTGGCGTGACTGCCCTGGCTTGTGGAATGATATCGGTGGGCTCCTGCAATGGGGACGTCACCTCAACCATCCTCCAGACCATCATGGAGAAATCTGAGACAGAGCTGAAGGACACGTATGCTCGGTGGCTGCCACTCGGCCTGGGCTTGAACCACTTGG ggaagggagaggcgATCGAGGCCATCTTGGCAGCGCTGGAGGTGGTGTCGGAGCCATTCCGCAGCTTCGCCAACACACTGGTGGACATCTGCGCCTACGCGG GCTCGGGGAATGTCCTGAAGGTGCAACAGCTCCTGCACATCTGCAGTGAACACTTTGACTccaaggagaaagaggaggacaaggacaaaaaagacaagaaagagaaggagaagaaggagagcTCAGCTGACATGGGGGCTCACCAG GGCGTAGCAGTGCTGGGGATTGCACTCATTGCCATGGGTGAGGAGATTGGCGCTGAGATGGCCCTGCGCACGTTTGGCCACCTG CTGCGGTATGGGGAGCCCACCCTCCGACGTGCTGTGCCCCTGGCTCTGGCGCTCATCTCTGTCTCCAACCCCCGGCTCAACATCCTCGACACTCTCAGCAAGTTCTCCCACGATGCTGACCCTGAGGTCTCCTACAACTCCATTTTTGCCATGGGCATGGTGGGCAGCG GTACCAACAACGCCCGCCTGGCAGCGATGCTGCGGCAGCTTGCTCAGTACCATGCCAAGGACCCCAACAACCTCTTCATGGTGCGGTTAGCCCAG GGCCTGACCCACCTGGGCAAGGGGACACTCACCCTGTGCCCGTACCACAGCGATCGCCAGCTCATGAGCCAGGTGGCCGTGGCCGGGCTGCTGACCGTCCTTGTGTCCTTCCTGGATGTGCGCAACA TTATCCTGGGCAAGTCCCATTATGTTCTCTACGGCCTCGTTGCTGCCATGCAGCCCCGCATGCTGGTTACCTTTGACGAGGAGCTGCGACCTCTGCCCGTGTCAGTTCGGGTAGGACAG GCTGTGGATGTGGTGGGCCAGGCGGGCAAGCCTAAAACCATCACCGGCTTCCAGACTCACACGacaccggtgctgctggcacatGGGGAGCGGGCAGAGCTGGCCACAGAGGAGCACGTACCTGTGACGCCCATCCTGGAGGGATTTGTTATTCTACGCAAGAACCCCAACTATGATGTTtga